The window CGGTTCTAATATTTATGGCCCAACCCGCCTCACCGACCCGTACccatttatatattcaaaaaccCTTTAAGTAAAAAGAAATTAGGGTTTTTCTCATTCTCTCAATCTCTTTCTCTGTCCTACCGTAGCCATGGTTAGTTCTCTAAGCCGTACAACAAATTCAACTTCATCAATCTTATGATTTTGCAAGTTTTTACGACTAGCTTAAGCATTATTATGGTACTGAtgttttttaaatgatttttttgtgatgTGAAAATTGGTGAACAACAGCCTCAGGGAGATTACATAGAGTTGCACAGGAAGAGATTTGGGCGTCGCCCTGATCACTTCGAGCGTAAACGTAAGAAGGATGCTCGTGAAGTTCACAAGCGATCCCAAATTGCCCAAAAGGTCCATTTTTTTCGAAATAATTCAacatcttttcattttactGTTTCAATTTTCTTATATGCTGTATTACATGAAATTTGAGCTAAAGTTTTGTTTTTTGTGCTCAAAACAGGCTTTGGGTATCAAGGGTAAGATGTTTGCTAAGAAGCGGTATGCTGAGAAGGCCCAAATGAAGAAAACGTAAGTTTTTAAATGTGTAATTACTATTTTAGGCATGTTGGTTTGGACCTTTTACGAAGTTGTTCACTttgatttttattatgtttGTGATCTTGTTGTCCAATGATAGTTGTGAATGGCACAGTCAAAATGCAGCTGAATGAATATTGATCATTTATAGTGCTGGCCTTGTCTAGTTAGTTTTAGTTAGGGGTTCGGGGCTAGGTTATTGTTATCTGCATACTTGTCTGATATATTAAATTGATTATCAAGTATATAGGAACACCAAATTTTTAAAGCGTGTGCTCATGCTAGTTCATTAGGTAAATTGACTATTCCATAATCTGATATTTGAATAATCAGAATTAGTTTTGAAGCCCAAATTGAATAGGAAGCATTGTCCATCATTGGTGGCATAGTTCCTCTTTTGTAATATTTCTGAGATTATGATACGGGTCTTGAGAATAATTAATGCTCCTAGGATTGGTTGTTATTCAGAATTTCAGATTATGGTGCTTGTTGGGTACTGAAAATATTGGGGCCTACTGAATTTCTCTATATCATTGGTTTAGTATTTGCTTTTCAGTTGGAAACCGAACCAACTCTTCTTTACGTTACCAGCTTACTTGGTGTTTGTTTGGATCAGTAAAAAAAGTTTCTCACATCTGAAACTTGCATTATCGATTCAGTTTTAGAGAGTAATTAGTCCATAGCTATTTGCAGTTGCTATTCTCTATCGAGGTGCCAGAAGATGGTGGTAGTTCTCTTGGTTTAGAACTTCAGATTTTATCTATATTGAACTAGGGTGTGTGTGGGTGTGGAGTGTGACTAGAGGTTAGATATGTATTGGTGGAACCGTAACTTAGGAGCAGACAATTGTGAGCCAAAGTAGTGGCTGCGGCGCGTTCAGGCACTCCCGCTGAAAAACATTCTTTTTCCGACAAAACCTGCCACCATTTCTATTGACCTGTGTGAAAAAAGTTACTGAAGGATAGTCTGAAGGATCTACAcatattcattattttctaAGAGCAAGTGGATTCTGCTAATTTGTTGTGGATTGCTTTAGTAAATCACACAACTGAGCATTTTCTTATACCTTGAGGTCTCAACCTACATGCTCTTTAGCATGGGATTTTGAGTCTCGCTTCTCTTTGGAATAATCGCCTGATGGGTGATGAAGTAAATCATTGGTTCACATCCAGCTAACTTACACATTGGCTGAAGTACAATTCATACCACCTATAGGTAGTTTTAGACAAGTTGAATCCCTTTACTACTACTAATTGTTTCCACTAAAAGGTTATTTAAATGTTAAACATAGTTTTTCTAGCATTTTGCAGTTCATTGAAATAATTTGACTTTTATCTTCTAATGAGATTTGCTTCGATGTCACTTAGATTCTGGTAGGCGTAATTGTTAGACAATTAATTCTGAGGACTGTATGCTCTATATAGATTTACGCTGTAtagtaaaaaaagaagataagaatTAGGAGGTTTCAGCCTTTTACAGCGAAGTCACATCTCCATCCGACTATTGTTGTTGGAATCTATGGTTGATGCTATATATAGCGGGTCAAATTTTCTAAACTACTAATagaatacttggtgcatttaTTTGGTCCTTATGGATGAGGCATGTGATGAACTGATGATTCTTTCCTCACCAAAGACTTCACCTGTTCCTAAAtgatttctttttgaaatttctgATATTCTAGCCAATTCACATTTTACTTTGTTTGCCTTGAATAGATTGGCTATGCATGAAGAGTCATCATCCCGGCGCAAGGTTGATGATGATGTGCATGAGGGTGCTGTCCCTGCATATCTGATGGATCGTGAGACTACCACAAGAGCTAAGGCATGTTGAGTTTGATGCAGTGTTGAACTTGTCGTTTGTTGTTCAATTGGTGGTACAATGACCATAGACTGAATATTctgtttttaaattataaaccttCTATGTAGATTCTTAGCAACACAATAAAGCAAAAGAGGAAAGAGAAAGCTGGAAAATGGGAGGTGCCTCTGCCTAAGGTAAATTCAGAATATCCCTTCATTAGTAAAATATTTTACCttgtccaaaaaaaaagaaggtaaagTTTGAATAACATGGTAGTTTTTGGCCTTGCACTACTTGTTTCAATACTATCACTTTCTGCCTGTATGCTGGTTCTTCACTCATGTTCGGTGTGCACATAATTTTTGCTAAATATGTTTGTGTGTGATTGAAGGGTCTGTCATTTACTTCTGTTTCTGAAATATTGACGTAACTCCCGTGTGACTGGTCACAAATAAAGATACTTCACACTTCAGTTTGTGCTCTTAAGATTGAACTCGTGGATCTAGGGATGATTCTTATTTGTTGGTCTTGGATAGGTACAGAGATTTCTCTGTAAATAGATTACCCACAAAGGGTTGCTATTCCAATATCATATGAGCATCGCTGTTCCTTTTGTATAAATGTCTATAATCTTTTCGTTTATGGAAATTGCTTTCTAATAAAGATACTTCACCTTACAGGTTAGGCCTGTGGCTGAGGATGAGATGTTCAGAGTGATAAGATCTGGCAAAAGGAAGAGTAAGTATCTTCAATTACCTAATTTCGTTTTCTGTTGGTTAGCCTATATCTACAAGTTCTTAATTTCAGCTCCTTATGCTTGTCCTTTGTTGTATTGTTTGTTGCCTTTGGGATTGTTAAGAGTGATTTTTTTTGACCATTTTGATTTGTCTCATCTTTGCAGCCAAGCAGTGGAAGAGAATGGTTACAAAAGCCACCTTTGTCGGAGCAGGGTTTACCAGGAAACCTCCAAAGTATGAGCGGTTCATCCGCCCATCTGGCTTACGGTTTACTAAAGCCCATGTGACACACCCTGAACTTAAATGTACGTTCAATCTTGAGATCATCGGGGTGAAGAAGAATCCTAATGGTCCAATGTATACTTCTCTAGGTGTTATAACCAAGGGAACCATCATTGAGGTAATCTTTCTGTTTCAAGACTGCACCCCAGTTTATCTAATTTAGCTTGCATTCACTAATCGTCTTGCTATAAAATCCAGGTTAATGTCAGTGAACTTGGTCTTGTCACTCCTGCTGGGAAAGTTGTATGGGGTAAGATATGCTTTACTTAGACGTTACACTTCTGGGATTCTTTTGTCCTTCAAATTCTGatcattcatttttttgtgGATGGTTTTATGCCAGGTAAATATGCTCAAGTGACGAATAATCCTGAAAATGATGGTTGCATCAATGGAGTTCTCCTAGTGTAGTACTTTTTAACAGAGAAGAAACTGCacctttttttgtttgaatagaGTGCATAACTATATGTATCTCTTCGGTATTGCTGGACTCTGGTTGCGACAGAGTTGTAGAACAGGAGAGGCGAAATGAAGTAGTGATTTGTTGGAACTTGCAACTGTACCGATGATATTAGTCTTTGTTTATTGTTATGCTATAAACATGTTTATTGAATTCCTTGACGTGGAACGTAGCATGTAGATTCATTTACCAGGAAAAATCAAATCAGTATTAAGTTATTCATCAGAAATGTCCCAAAACCTTTTTATTACTATCATCAGTAAATCCTTAAGTTGAACaacaattttaacttttaagcaTGTAGTATATCATATTTTGTAATCGTAGCAATTCAAGGCTATTGCAAAAGTCAAGGTTTACCAATTACCTATTTATATTGTTTGTACTTATTTAACCACAcccaatcaagaaaacaaacaagtatatcatGGCTTAAAAATCAGTTTCTGGCTGGCAAGCTTTATAAAGAAAACATATTACCTACTGCAAAATATTTATGTAGCATCAATTGGACATATAAAAGTGAATGAAAATGATCAGTTTCTGGCTGGCAAGCTTTATAAAGAAAACATATTACCTACTGCAAAATATTTATGTAGCATCAATTGGACATATAAAAGTGAATGAAAATGATCAattggacaaataaaagtgaacgaagGTGAAGGAAAGGAGTATACGAAGCTGTATCACAGTCAAAAtgttatcatttattttattaaaaaaaatcctccTCCTCTGCCCTTCAAAagtggaaaagaaaaagaaaaacgaaAATGGTTTCTACATTGGCGGGAGTCAATTACCTCTATAAATATGTCTCCATGAACTAAATCTTCCCTCGTAAATCTTCCTTCCAGCGAAAGCTGCTAGATACAGATTAGGGTTTTTTCTATGATGCTCAAAGGGCGAGAAAGTTTGATCAGATTAATAGGTCGGCGTCGGCGATTTCTCCGTCGCCGTTCTCTTATCACTTCATCTGTTCCTCAGGTACCAGTTTTTCCAATAACCGTTTACACAATATGCCATTCTCTGTTAATATAGATTCACTGTTAAACAATTGCATTCGATGATTTACAGATTGGTTGTAAAGAAGATAAGGATGAGGTAAACACTGAAAGTGGAAATGGAAATGGAAATGGTGATGAGGAAAGTGGAAATGGAAATGGAAATGGTGATGAGGAATGGGTTGATTGTCCTGTTTGTGGGACGAAGGTTCGAGGTGAAGAACCTGTTATTAACTCTCATTTAGGTACGTAGAAGTTCCTTCTGTTCTTGATGTTAATAGcttttttttgagtaatttaGGATACTTTCTTCTATATTTAGCTTGATAGTAGAGTAAAAATGGTATCTTGTTATGTTTTTATGCGTGTTGTTGCAATTGTGCTTTGGATTTAAGGTAAGTGCTCAAGTTGCTGGAGAAGTTCAGATGGGGGAATTCGGCCAATCCTGTAGTTCTGCTTCAAAATCAATATATGTGTGAAAAAAATCCACAAAGTACAAATGATAAGATTTTAAATCAGTAAATCAAATGGCTTGTGGTAGAATTTTGAACTCAAACAtgtaaagtttaaatttttgatCTGCTTTTGTGGAggtatttgaaagtttaaatttcTTGGATTACCAATTTGTCAATTATGGATGAGTTATGAACTTATTTCCAGAATGCTAATGAGTTGAGCTAGGATGGAGAATGCATGTGCTCCTAATGCTACTGAAATTTCTTGCTTTCAAAATGTAAAgaattcattttgaaattgtTGAGTGAGTATTCCTTTTGCAGTGTTTATTTAATCAGCatcacaaagaaaaaaaatctcaagaaagAACATTTAAATTAAGAGAGGAACCTGTTCTCTACTTAGGCATCatgtgaattcaataatttGACATTGCCACTAGACTActatttctcattttttcccAGTAGACATAAAACCCAATTTTACAAGGTAAAATACAACTGCAAAAAGAGAACCATGGAATTCAGTCCACTTGTTTACCCCTATTCCTTTTGTGAAGTCTACTAAGAAGCTTGTCTTTGTTGCAGCTTTAGCAACAAgttaattgttttgtttttaatctttttaattgatctgttcttttatttgtttgactTTTGAACTATATGTAAACTTACAATGGAGCATTATTTTTCAGATAAATGCCTTGCTAGAGGAACTAAACGCAAATTGAGCCAGTGCACCCTTTTCCAGTTGAAATTTTGCACACGACCTAAAGTTACAGCCTCATCCATTGATTCAGACTTGACAAGGACAGAGTTTGGTTCAAGTGCAAATGATGGTGATATCCATGCTCTGGCTTCTGAAATGAGAAACTCAGAtgtttcaaaaaataatgtCCAAGATGAATCCAGTTCATCTTCAGTCTCACTTACTCTGACAACCAGCAGATCGAATATTTTCACGAGAAATAGTAGTATCTGTAATAGGGTTGATCGAGCGGAAAACTTAGATGGTCTCCCTGATTTCGATAATGAATGCAAACCTCTGTCTGGTGCAAAGTCGATGCAAATTGTGGGGCTAGAGGTTTTTCCTCAACACCAAATAAGTGATGATAGAATTGACAACTTCACAGGCTCGCCTTTGTCACTTTCTGAAAACAGGACTCCTACATTTGTGGAACCTTTGGAAGATGATGATAACTCTAAGATTTTGCTTGATACTTTCATTGTTGGCCGTAAGTTTGCTGATGACACAGAGTTAATTATTGGAGCAATGGTGATGCTTTCAAGAGATTCCGAGAATGTCAAGGATCCAAACGCAATCAAGGTTGATCTTCACTATGGTTATCTTTAATTGGTAACATTGTACCTTCTTAAAAATTTTTGGTAACATTGTATCTCAAGACGTGTGTAAAAAGCATTGCTCGTATATTATGGCAGGTTCTAACAAAAGATACCGGTCACAGTAAAGAGCTAGGTTTTATCCCCAGGGAATTGGCACAATATGTATCTCCATTGATTGACAATTTCCAGATGAGGTTTGAGGTAATAATACTAGACATTTTGTGGTCATATTCTAAGTTTTTCCATTTCCCATACAAGCTTCAACTTGTCTTACCTTTGCTCTTATTgtatttaaatatctaaaaacatatttagtatgaatatttTGAAAGGACAAGTATATATGAaccattttcaaaatattttggttAAAAAGTAGGACTTCTGTGGAGAACTTTTTGTGGCAACACacaaagaacttaaaataataataaataaattatgattacTAGATCACTTTGTCTTGTTTTACccacaataatttatttagaaaCACTGTTCATATTTCCAGTACCAAGCTCGGATAAGGGGGAAGGAATGGGGTAGGCTGGCAACCAACAGAAAACTAGTCAATTTCATGCATccccaacttgtttgggactgagATGTACTTATTGTTGCTGTAAAATAATTTCCAAAACAATATCTATATGGCACCGTAGGTTTTCAATGGTGAAGGTTAGATAGTCATAGGACTTATGAAGAGAAAAAAGAGGGTATACAGTAACAGTGCTAACCAAGTGCTTCAACTTACAAGTACAAGCAAGCTATCTTTATTTCTAAGTTATTTCTTGGCTCTCAGTCGGTTAATAGGAGTTATGCAGTGCCAAGTTTGCTCTTGGTAAATATGAATTAATACCATTTGAGGTAGTGGTTCTTGTCAAGGATTTTAATCTCTTCAGCTACTTATTTTTCCCTACTTCTATCTCCACTACtaccttttcttcttttctgaAGTTCTATTGCTGGTGCAATATTAAACTACTCTGATTTTATTGATTACCTTCATTTCTTGATACTAGTAATGCCATGATCTACTTGTAAACTGCATCTATTCTTAGAATTTTCTACATAGAGTTGGGGTACATACAAAGTGATTTATGGTCTAAAAACCTTACCCCTACTCAACTCAGGGAAGTGTGATAAAAatagatttgaaaaaaataaggcAGCAAAATAGTAAAGATAAACGAAGCTAAAGAAGCAACATATAGTATTAAAATTTGGAGGGTATGATACTACAAGAGTACTAATTAGGAGAAGAGGAGACTAGCCCCTTCCTCTCCTACATTAAGTGCGACCACACTCGACtatctactaaccttctaccctaatcctTGACCACCATTCCTTCCTATCCTATGTTATTATTTCAAACTTTGGGGTTTGGCCCTATGCCACCTAACTCATGCTGCAACACTTAAGGTGAATCCTTGGTTCACTTCATACAATTTCAACCACCCAAATCAAGTCTCTACATTACCCTATAAGCTAACTATTCTTATCCAAAGGCCAAAAGTAAATGAATGaccaaaatctcaaattttgtcATTGGGGAATTTGGGTAAGAATGAGGAGTCCAACCATTAAATCTTGGTTTAATGGTTATGATTAGCTATAACATGCTTGGAATATTTGGGTTTTTGTAAGAAAATAACATTCTATGTCCCTTATATGGATGGAAGTTGGATGTGAAAATTCCCTTGCAGGTGCCTTGGCTTTTGGAAGAAtgaaaaatgatcaaatttacGAAGTAGGGTATATATATAAGCGCTGGTAATTTATACTGAAGCGTAGTCGTATTTCAGTTCATTCTGTCTGGCACTGAATAATAGTTCTGCATTCATCTGTAACTGTACATAGATTTGGTCTTGCACACCATTTGGTTCCAGCATAAAAGCCAACTtacaagtaaaagtaaatataaacCGTTTAGCCACTTCAATATCAGCCACATTTATTTGCTAGTGAGGCTATTGGACCTGTTAAAGGTTGTTCAATAACCTTCCAATACAAGAAATCCTATACAATATAGAAGTAGCATTTTAACGAATTAAGAAAAGGAATGAGAGCTCCAGCTAGCTGTAAATTCTAGTAAATATCTTTGTGTTCTCCCGGCCGTTTGTTTTCTGTTCACTATTTACTTGTGTCAATTCAAATTATGGATTTTCGCAAGTATGGACTGATCACTAGCTTACATGGATTCAGGGCCATATAACTTCTATTCCACGGCATCCTCATGCAGTTGTCCCAATTCAGATATATTCCTCTAGCATTGCTTCTTTTGGTGAAAAGGACTCCTCTAGTCTCCAAGAATTTAATTCCTTTAGGAGAAATGCTCTATGTGCTGCTGAATTCTCGAAGACTCGTCCTCCTATCCCTGCAAAATACCAGCATAACCTTCTATTGTTACTAAAGGAGGTTTTGAAGATCAACGCACATCTTTTTGCTGAAGGCGAGAAGACCTTATTGAGTATGATCATCTTCAGCACTTGGATCATCCCAGATAATCTTTGATAAATTTGCATatataactctatttttatgCTCTATTGGTACAGAAGCTTTTTTATCACTCTCAGATGATAGTCAGAGGCTCTTTGCTCGGCTTTATGCACGTAAAGGTGTTCGATTTCAATAGCTCTTTGGCTTGCAACTTTAATATTCTAGATTTGGTTAATTTCTAGATCTTATCCACTTAAGCTTGCGTACTGCCACTTCTTGTAGATGACAAAATCTTTATTTATGGAGTCCAGATGTGCTGCTTGTTTATTAACCATAAGGCCTTTCAATGTCTGCTAGAGTTGTTTATTGGAAATGACTTATTGCAGTGTTcttatttctttgtattttcatgaTAATGTTTGTGTATGGGTCAGCTTGCCTCAACTATGCTACCGGGTCCCAGTGTCCttctattagtatagatttcgTATAATATTGCTACCAAGACTTGAGATAGATGTGGAAAAATCACCTACCTGCCTTTGCTAAAATTTGAACCTTGGTCACCTTTGGTTCATTCCAGCTTCAGCTACCGCTAGATCACACATGTGGTTCAATTAGTTGCTATTTTCATGATACCATTTTTCTTCGGACACTACCTTTTCCTGACTGCTACAGACCCATAATGAATAGTCTACCTTATATATGAGACCATGGTAGTAATGAATTGGCTTCTTCTACTTAATGTTACATCACTTACTCTACATTCACTGATAATTCGGTTGCTATCCGGAATCGTATTAGAAGGGCGTGGTTTCAAGTTCTTCTATTTGTACAACTAAAGCTTATCATGTTGTGTTTTCCTTCTTTTACTCTGTATtcatgaaaatttgaatgattCATTGCTGGATGATTCAAGAAGTTTCTTGATCTTATTAGATTCCTTTTATTTCTTACCTTAGGGCCATGGTTTCGGACAGCTAGCATATCATATGCTGAAATATGTGATTATAAAGAAGCTGTGAAGGGTCTTTCTGGTAGACAAATTGTATAACGCTGTGGTAAATTCTATATAGTCTTGCTCTAAGAGAAACTGAATGCAACATCATTTAAGTCATCCTCTTTTACTTTGCAGAAGCAGAATGTGTTACTTTATTCGAATCAATTGATAAACTACAAATTGGTGACTTGAAGGAGGTATTGGATGTCCTTAATGTTGGTGAACTACGGGACCTCTACAGTCTTAACAAGGTTCTTGTttctttattatgtttttatatGTTCCACATGCCTTGAAAACAGATGTGATTCTTTATGGTGAAAAACTTCATGTATTAAAACGAGGTTAATTTTGGAAGAATAAGATCAGTTCCTTCTTGAAACCTAGAATACAacttattttgaaacaaaatgagAAGGATAAAACACCACCACTTATTTTGGAACTGAAGGAGTAGTACATGGTGGAAATTATATCCTGCAGTTTGCTTTATTGGAATATATTACTCTTAACTATGTAACGCAAAAGCTATACAGGTTGAAAGATGGACAGTTAAAAGATTGGGAACTAGCAGAATAGTTATTGAGACCAAACATGTGGGGGATTATTCCTTATAGAAAACCTTGTGAAAATTAttgcaattttttctttttatttctataaCATATTAAATTTGCCATCCACTCTTAAGATTCCTACTTCAAAGCTTATCTTGATACACATCATTCTCCTTTTGGTAATTCTGTCCTGACTTTCATCATTCAGGGAGTTTCTTTTCTGTTACTGTAAGGTGGATGTTTAGTTTACTTGTATGTGACTTGACATTGCCGATTTAATCTCCAAGCAATCTAAAGATTTAATAAATGAAATTCAGTCTTGTTAATGCATTtgcaatattatttaatatttcttcCTAGTAGACTGTCTTGTGAGTTTAAAGAAGAAGCTATCTTTAGGTCATGAAAGGCTTGGAGCATTATGGAAGGCTCCATCTAAATTTGATTGATGCCATAGTTAATGCTCCAATAATGAGATTGGCTTCTGATGACTACACAGAAACAGGATACTGTGTGGACAGATACGGGCCATACAATTCTTAgcactaaaaaaataatcaaggaaaataaataactaatctTCTGCCACCCCAACTTTGGTGGTCAGCTATCACCAAATCTTTTTACTCAGATCTGTACACCCATTTCAGCATCATTTTAATATTGccttcttattcttttttttcttcaattgtgTTCCTTTTCTTGTATGTAGAAACCATAATATGTTTATTGAGATTCGTTCATCCTAATTAATTGGACCATTGAAACTAAGAGTCTTAAAATTGTAGGAATCACCGCTTTTGTATGTTTTGTGTATTAATTGCTAATAACATGGTCACACTCTACTTACAACTGATTATCTGGATGATGTATGTTACCCTTTTAACACTTCATCAaaagggaaaataaaaaaagggaaTATGTTGCCTTACAATAGGGGTTAagctttgttttgttttaaaatattctcAAAGTAGAAGGGAAAATGTGGTACTTTCATGCCCTTGTCAGAGCTTGTGCTTTGCCTTCGGTCTTCTCTGGATATGTGTTCTTAATTTCTGTCTGACTAAGCTTGCTTTGCACAAGGAAGAGACATAAGGAAAGAAGAGTAATTGGCTCAGTGCAATTGAGGGAAGTGAAAAATGTaagttaaaaagaaataaataagtagATGCAGTTAGGGTGGTATAGCAAAAAGTTCCATTTTGCTTCTCCACCTGCTGTCATCATAGCTGTGCTGCAGGCAACTTGACAGCTGCAAGTTTTTAGTTGTTGCTTTTCTGAGGTGTTTCGTTGATTAATTGCATCTAGCGTTTCTTCCAAAGTTTTGCCAAAAAGTAGTTGTTATCAGATCAGGATCTCTTGGAAGATTAGGGTTAACGATTTTATGTGTCTCTACAACCACAACATGCCCAATATAATCCCACTTAGTGGGTTCtggagagggtagagtgtatgccGAGATTACCGCTATTTTCAATAGACACTCCGCCAATTTTATGTGTCTCTGAAGTAAAATATTCTAGATGCTTCCTTAGTTGTTCATTGCATTCTTCCCTTTGTTCGTGGGACTTCCATGTTCAATGATAATGGCCTTCCGATTATCTTGTTTGAATTACATACATCTTTCTTACAAATGTGTTTTATTTTGAGATTTAGTTCAGTCACATAAGAAGATTGTCCGGAACTCTGATCATGGTATAAGAAAGCAAGATTACGTTGGTCGGCTTCTTGGTGCATATGAAAGTGGTTTATGGTAGGTTGTTTTTGAAATTCTTTATCCCGCTGCTGTCACTCTGTACCACACCTTACTACTCTTTCATGTAATTGCTTCAAAATGGCATCACTGCAGCCCCAATCTTCAAAGTATGATTCTAGGAAAAACTGGAAGCTGTATCAGGATATCTGCATTGGCTGAATCTGTCTTTTGGCGTGCTGAGGTGATTTTGGAGAAATCTCTATTATGTCGTCTAGCCTCTATATAATAAACATTGTTTGGCATGTACCCTTCTAACTTTTTCTTCCTTCAGAGGCTATTTTTTCTGAATGGAGAGCAGGACCTGTCAGCATTCTTACTTGTTGACTTGGGCATTGTAAAATATCCTGCTTATAACTGCATATTCACAGACCAGATTTTTCCAGACAGAAGTGACCTAttgtcttatgaggaggtaTGCTAACTCTTGTGAAAAGATACTTTCTGCCCTTATTAGCTGCTGTCAAAAGAACAAaaactttttcctttatttaGTTTGAATTTAATGCCCATAGGCCATTGAGGTTGCACAAGTTATGGATGAGTCTCTTGACGAGAACAACAATGAGTTGGTATCAAGATGCATTGAAATTTCTGCCTCTCACGTATCTAGCTTTGTGGAGGAAGATAGATCATCACATTTTGGGTCGATGACTGCATTTTTATCTTGCTTTTCAGCCAGTTGGGTATATTCTAAGGTGATCCTGTTGGGTGTTTCTTTCCTGGAGCATGAACGTAGGTGAGGAGGTCCAACATGCTTGATTAGAAGTTAATTCTCTAATGA is drawn from Solanum stenotomum isolate F172 unplaced genomic scaffold, ASM1918654v1 scaffold6733, whole genome shotgun sequence and contains these coding sequences:
- the LOC125852909 gene encoding fanconi-associated nuclease 1 homolog isoform X6, whose amino-acid sequence is MMLKGRESLIRLIGRRRRFLRRRSLITSSVPQIGCKEDKDEVNTESGNGNGNGDEESGNGNGNGDEEWVDCPVCGTKVRGEEPVINSHLDKCLARGTKRKLSQCTLFQLKFCTRPKVTASSIDSDLTRTEFGSSANDGDIHALASEMRNSDVSKNNVQDESSSSSVSLTLTTSRSNIFTRNSSICNRVDRAENLDGLPDFDNECKPLSGAKSMQIVGLEVFPQHQISDDRIDNFTGSPLSLSENRTPTFVEPLEDDDNSKILLDTFIVGRKFADDTELIIGAMVMLSRDSENVKDPNAIKVLTKDTGHSKELGFIPRELAQYVSPLIDNFQMRFEGHITSIPRHPHAVVPIQIYSSSIASFGEKDSSSLQEFNSFRRNALCAAEFSKTRPPIPAKYQHNLLLLLKEVLKINAHLFAEGEKTLLKAFLSLSDDSQRLFARLYARKGPWFRTASISYAEICDYKEAVKGLSEAECVTLFESIDKLQIGDLKEVLDVLNVGELRDLYSLNKSHKKIVRNSDHGIRKQDYVGRLLGAYESGLCPNLQSMILGKTGSCIRISALAESVFWRAERLFFLNGEQDLSAFLLVDLGIVKYPAYNCIFTDQIFPDRSDLLSYEEAIEVAQVMDESLDENNNELVSRCIEISASHVSSFVEEDRSSHFGSMTAFLSCFSASWVYSKVILLGVSFLEHERRYKDAIDLLKLLLVKFKSDRRRGYWTLRLSIDLEHVGCLDESLEVAEKGLLDSWVRAGCIVALQRRVLRLGSGQTSELQNRGEECLLW
- the LOC125852909 gene encoding fanconi-associated nuclease 1 homolog isoform X4, with protein sequence MMLKGRESLIRLIGRRRRFLRRRSLITSSVPQIGCKEDKDEVNTESGNGNGDEEWVDCPVCGTKVRGEEPVINSHLDKCLARGTKRKLSQCTLFQLKFCTRPKVTASSIDSDLTRTEFGSSANDGDIHALASEMRNSDVSKNNVQDESSSSSVSLTLTTSRSNIFTRNSSICNRVDRAENLDGLPDFDNECKPLSGAKSMQIVGLEVFPQHQISDDRIDNFTGSPLSLSENRTPTFVEPLEDDDNSKILLDTFIVGRKFADDTELIIGAMVMLSRDSENVKDPNAIKVLTKDTGHSKELGFIPRELAQYVSPLIDNFQMRFEGHITSIPRHPHAVVPIQIYSSSIASFGEKDSSSLQEFNSFRRNALCAAEFSKTRPPIPAKYQHNLLLLLKEVLKINAHLFAEGEKTLLKAFLSLSDDSQRLFARLYARKGPWFRTASISYAEICDYKEAVKGLSEAECVTLFESIDKLQIGDLKEVLDVLNVGELRDLYSLNKSHKKIVRNSDHGIRKQDYVGRLLGAYESGLCPNLQSMILGKTGSCIRISALAESVFWRAERLFFLNGEQDLSAFLLVDLGIVKYPAYNCIFTDQIFPDRSDLLSYEEAIEVAQVMDESLDENNNELVSRCIEISASHVSSFVEEDRSSHFGSMTAFLSCFSASWVYSKVILLGVSFLEHERRYKDAIDLLKLLLVKFKSDRRRGYWTLRLSIDLEHVGCLDESLEVAEKGLLDSWVRAGCIVALQRRVLRLGKPPRRWKTPSFSNSINRKIVEVQVQGRPVNCKTGVKNVFYGEDGERCGVEELALEYYAGEGGCWHGVHTESGIWLTIFGLLMWDIVFADVPNVFRTKFQTAPLDLETDSFYEVRRGLIEGLLDKIEHGMAEELLIMSWESHMGTVCRGVKWDKHSLSELRAAVTCIGGPCLASICRNLAQDYRSWSSGMPDLLLWRFHDNYRGEAKLVEVKGPRDKLSEQQRAWLLFLMDCGFNVEVCKVSHSPI
- the LOC125852909 gene encoding fanconi-associated nuclease 1 homolog isoform X5, with product MMLKGRESLIRLIGRRRRFLRRRSLITSSVPQIGCKEDKDEVNTESGNGNGNGDEESGNGNGNGDEEWVDCPVCGTKVRGEEPVINSHLDKCLARGTKRKLSQCTLFQLKFCTRPKVTASSIDSDLTRTEFGSSANDGDIHALASEMRNSDVSKNNVQDESSSSSVSLTLTTSRSNIFTRNSSICNRVDRAENLDGLPDFDNECKPLSGAKSMQIVGLEVFPQHQISDDRIDNFTGSPLSLSENRTPTFVEPLEDDDNSKILLDTFIVGRKFADDTELIIGAMVMLSRDSENVKDPNAIKVLTKDTGHSKELGFIPRELAQYVSPLIDNFQMRFEGHITSIPRHPHAVVPIQIYSSSIASFGEKDSSSLQEFNSFRRNALCAAEFSKTRPPIPAKYQHNLLLLLKEVLKINAHLFAEGEKTLLKAFLSLSDDSQRLFARLYARKGPWFRTASISYAEICDYKEAVKGLSEAECVTLFESIDKLQIGDLKEVLDVLNVGELRDLYSLNKSHKKIVRNSDHGIRKQDYVGRLLGAYESGLCPNLQSMILGKTGSCIRISALAESVFWRAERLFFLNGEQDLSAFLLVDLGIVKYPAYNCIFTDQIFPDRSDLLSYEEAIEVAQVMDESLDENNNELVSRCIEISASHVSSFVEEDRSSHFGSMTAFLSCFSASWVYSKVILLGVSFLEHERRYKDAIDLLKLLLVKFKSDRRRGYWTLRLSIDLEHVGCLDESLEVAEKGLLDSWVRAGCIVALQRRVLRLGSGSGQTSELQNRGEECLLW